The sequence CCTACAAAGCCTCTTAAACCCAGGCAATGTGAATTCATTTTTATCCAATACACAGCAAATGCTCCAGACCGCTCAACAGCTGGGTCCGATGTTCCAACAATATGGTCCTATGGTGAAAAATATCCCTGCACTATGGAAGTTATATCGAGGATTCAAAGATATGTCTGCAGAAGATGTATCCGATGGTGGAAATAATGAAGACAAAAATGAGGATATCGACATCCCAGAAGTCGAATCCACCGTTAAGAAAAAAAAGAAGAAGAAACAACCCGTAGAAATTTCAGAGGATAGTGAAGATCTTGAAGATAACCAGACACCATCAAAGTTTAAATCAGGATCAAAACCCAAATTGTATATTTAAGAACGTGATCCCTAAAGGTACTGAATCACCTGTTTAGGGATTTTTCTATTTAACGCCAAATCAAAGGCATTTTGAGAGGGAAAGGTGCACATTATTATCGTTCTCTTTGTCAGGAAGACTGTTCTCCTTTATAATGAAGACAAAACCTTTTCTCATGTAGGAGGATATTCATAGATGGAAATTATTAAGATTACTCCGAGAGGCTATTGTTACGGTGTAGTAGACGCAATGGTCATTGCAAGAAACGCCGCGTTAGACAAATCGCTTCCTCGTCCAATTTATATTTTAGGCATGATTGTTCACAACAAGCATGTGACTGACGCATTCGAAGAAGACGGGATCATTACCCTGGATGGCAGCAACAGAAAAGAAATCATCGAGCAAGTCAATGAAGGAACGGTTATCTTCACCGCTCATGGAGTCTCTCCCGAAGTGAAAGAAATAGCCAAACAAAAAGGACTTGTCACACTGGACGCAACGTGTCCCGATGTAACGAAAACACATGATTTGATTCGCGCTAAAGAAGCCGAAGGTTACGACGTGATCTATATCGGTAAAAAAGGACATCCAGAACCTGAAGGAGCTGTCGGGGTTGCACCTGAGATCGTGCATCTCGTGGAAACAGCAGAAGATGTAGAGAAGCTTTCAATCGAAAACGAAAAAATCATTGTGACCAATCAAACGACGATGAGTCAATGGGATGTATTGGATACGATGGATAAAGTGAAGGAAATGTATCCTCACGTTGAACTGCATAAAGAAATCTGCCTGGCTACCCAGGTTCGACAAGAAGCAGTCGCTGAACAAGCTGGAGATGCAGATGTCCTTATCGTTGTTGGAGATCCTAAGAGTAATAACTCCAACCGCCTTGCTCAGGTATCAAAAGATATCGCAGGTACTCCTGCACATCGGATTTCCGACATTAGTGAATTGGATATTGAATGGATTAAAGATGCGGGCATCGTTGCTGTAACAGCCGGGGCATCCACTCCTACTCCAATCGTAAAAGAAGTCATTAAATTCCTTGAAGTATTTGATCCAAATGATGAATCCACTTGGACAAGAGAGCGAAATGTTCCATTAAATAAAATTCTCCCTAAAGTACGAAAAGCGAAATTGGGAACAAAATAAAGCGAAAGGCCCCTTAGGATTTCTAAGGGGCCTTTCATCTTTACATATACGTAAATGGATTGGTTTCAGCTTTTGACGCGAATATATTGACGATATATCCTTTTTCAGAGGATTTTTTCTCTAAATGACTGGCCACTCCATCCTTCATGACCTTTTCGATGTGATGACCTGCATCAACTACATTCAGCCCCATCATCATGGCATCGTGGGCGGTATGGTAATAAATATCTCCTGAAACGAATACATCCGCTCCCTGTCTTTTCGCTTTTCCGATAAACTTATTTCCATCTCCGCCAAGCACCGCTACTTTCTTCACTTTCGCGTCCCCATCACCGATGACTCTGATTCCGTCCATACCAAATGTTTCTTTCACAACTAAAGCAAATTCCTTAAGACTCATCTCATTTTGTAAATGTCCGATTCTACCTAAGCCTAAAGCGGGTGATCCGTTTTTAAGGGAATAGATATCATAGGCAACTTCTTCATAAGGATGGTGGGTAAACATGGCTTTCAACACCTTTTTCTCTAAAGAAACAGGATAAACCGTCTCCACTTTCTCTTCAGCTACTTCCTCAAGGGAGCCTTGCTTCCCGGTATGAGGGTTCGTGCCTTCCTCAGGGAGGAATCTTCCCTTTCCTTCAGTCGAAAAGCTGCAATGTGAATAGTTTCCGATGTGCCCGGCTCCCGCATTACCGAGGGCCGTTCGAAGTTCCTTTGCATTTTCTTTAGGCACATAAACGACCAATTTACGGAGCTCCTCATGGTGAGTAGGAACGAGTACAGACGTATCCTGCAAATGCAGCATATCGGCCAGAAGGTCATTCACTCCCCCCGTCGCCACATCAAGATTCGTATGAGCCGCATACACGGCAATATCATGCTTGATTAACTTCTCGATCATCCGTCCCTGATACGTGTCCGTTTGCAGGGACTTTAGTGGACGAAAAAGCGGTGGATGGTGAGCAATGATTAATTTCACGTTGTTTTTGATTGCTTCATCCACCACATTCTCCAATACATCCAGGGTGATCATCACATTTTCAACCTTTTCGTTCACCTTACCAATTTGAAGACCAATCGGATCCCCTTCTTCTGCTAAATATTTTGGTGAAAATTGCTCAAACAGCTGGATGATCTCATGGCCGTTTACGGTCTTCATAGGATAAGAACCTCCTCCACCATTTTTATTTTTTGAATAAGTTCCCGTTTACGTTCTTCCAACGCATCCGTTTTTTCGGCTTTTTCCATGTTATTCAATATATTCTTCCATTGATG is a genomic window of Rossellomorea sp. y25 containing:
- the vrrA gene encoding VrrA/YqfQ family protein, translating into MPPRRMRNQGQDLRNPFGMRQQRGFNGFGMQQPGRNSFGMGQTQPPPFQFGGQRQNQGLNMGFNQRGRSRGPGKGGLLSKLLKKGDHQNSGGGLLQQFSRGDSSANTTGFDRSPQAAGGILQSLLNPGNVNSFLSNTQQMLQTAQQLGPMFQQYGPMVKNIPALWKLYRGFKDMSAEDVSDGGNNEDKNEDIDIPEVESTVKKKKKKKQPVEISEDSEDLEDNQTPSKFKSGSKPKLYI
- a CDS encoding Nif3-like dinuclear metal center hexameric protein, yielding MKTVNGHEIIQLFEQFSPKYLAEEGDPIGLQIGKVNEKVENVMITLDVLENVVDEAIKNNVKLIIAHHPPLFRPLKSLQTDTYQGRMIEKLIKHDIAVYAAHTNLDVATGGVNDLLADMLHLQDTSVLVPTHHEELRKLVVYVPKENAKELRTALGNAGAGHIGNYSHCSFSTEGKGRFLPEEGTNPHTGKQGSLEEVAEEKVETVYPVSLEKKVLKAMFTHHPYEEVAYDIYSLKNGSPALGLGRIGHLQNEMSLKEFALVVKETFGMDGIRVIGDGDAKVKKVAVLGGDGNKFIGKAKRQGADVFVSGDIYYHTAHDAMMMGLNVVDAGHHIEKVMKDGVASHLEKKSSEKGYIVNIFASKAETNPFTYM
- a CDS encoding 4-hydroxy-3-methylbut-2-enyl diphosphate reductase — protein: MEIIKITPRGYCYGVVDAMVIARNAALDKSLPRPIYILGMIVHNKHVTDAFEEDGIITLDGSNRKEIIEQVNEGTVIFTAHGVSPEVKEIAKQKGLVTLDATCPDVTKTHDLIRAKEAEGYDVIYIGKKGHPEPEGAVGVAPEIVHLVETAEDVEKLSIENEKIIVTNQTTMSQWDVLDTMDKVKEMYPHVELHKEICLATQVRQEAVAEQAGDADVLIVVGDPKSNNSNRLAQVSKDIAGTPAHRISDISELDIEWIKDAGIVAVTAGASTPTPIVKEVIKFLEVFDPNDESTWTRERNVPLNKILPKVRKAKLGTK